A single window of Colletotrichum higginsianum IMI 349063 chromosome 8, whole genome shotgun sequence DNA harbors:
- a CDS encoding Nitrogen assimilation transcription factor nira, giving the protein MTELVEEQFRNDRCEHLARPHQTKRSLQAELERMKDAQHRRDTILGALAEPGQSQDVLRRLCGGETFETIYESLDAHDLVSPAPTQTPDTQNQPRSVKAEEASWTPNQTPLCSPPILDYAYSHGSEASHIRSAIGQHAVPAESMGGGGSDGSSPHFNVFMPNNMALPDHMNEYGAMDSNNNNNNNNNNNNNNNNNNNNNNNNNNNNNNNNNNNNNNNNNNNTAMMPYGGFMDCNAWIFDPNVSYTDQPYTIAAAADGNVMDLYPWQTGIPTPTLPTNDEDVPSATDHSGWPFPPFVVPQIPSPGQASFLQPLTPSSPKNRSFLASPATSREQTHSSQGSSVASVGESRYPTPPPPPPPPPPKRRKYDTQANNKPASSAIPVTVAVASVSTDFKTVESAPADEKKARVQSPEGQTPQPHDRERHRRASARNWQKQKQQSAELEAAMRVAEDRNRMLHREFAEIASQVMDAKNALIAHAQCNHPAINSWLRCHATDYVLNKGAAADRKRNEPTG; this is encoded by the exons ATGACGGAactcgtcgaggagca GTTCCGCAACGATCGGTGCGAGCACCTCGCTCGACCGCACCAGACCAAACGTAGTCTGCAAGCCGAGCTTGAGCGGATGAAGGACGCCCAGCACCGACGGGATACCATACTCGGCGCGCTCGCGGAACCGGGCCAGTCACAGGATGTCCTTCGTCGGCTGTGTGGCGGCGAGACGTTCGAGACGATCTACGAGAGCCTCGACGCTCACGACCTAGTATCCCCGGCTCCCACTCAAACACCCGACACCCAGAATCAACCTCGGTCCGTCAAGGCGGAGGAAGCATCTTGGACCCCGAATCAGACACCCCTCTGCTCCCCGCCAATCCTGGATTACGCCTACTCGCACGGGTCGGAAGCCAGTCACATTCGAAGCGCCATCGGCCAGCATGCAGTTCCGGCCGAGTCgatgggtggtggtggttcgGATGGATCGTCGCCGCATTTCAACGTCTTCATGCCCAACAACATGGCCCTCCCGGATCACATGAATGAGTATGGTGCCATGGACAgtaacaacaacaacaacaacaacaacaacaacaacaacaacaacaacaacaacaacaacaacaacaacaacaacaacaacaacaacaacaacaacaacaacaacaacaacaacaacaacaacaacaacaacacagCCATGATGCCGTACGGTGGATTCATGGACTGCAACGCTTGGATATTCGATCCCAATGTCAGTTACACCGATCAACCTTACACtatcgccgccgccgccgacggcaacgtcaTGGATCTATATCCGTGGCAGACAGGCATTCCTACCCCTACATTACCAACCAACGACGAAGACGTTCCTTCAGCCACAGACCATAGCGGCTGGCCGTTTCCTCCCTTCGTGGTGCCTCAGATCCCGAGCCCGGGTCAAGCCAGCTTCCTGCAACCgttgacgccctcgtccccgAAGAACCGCTCGTTTTTGGCATCTCCTGCCACTTCACGCGAGCAGACGCacagcagccagggctcaAGCGTCGCCAGCGTCGGTGAAAGCCGGTacccgacgccgccgccgccgccgccgccgccgcccccaaaGAGGCGGAAATACGACACCCAGGCCAACAACAAacccgcctcctcggccatccCAGTCACCGTGGCCGTCGCCAGCGTCAGCACCGACTTCAAGACTGTCGAGAGTGCCCCAgccgacgagaagaaagCCCGGGTCCAGTCCCCGGAGGGGCagacgccgcagccgcaCGACCGCGAGCGTCACAGACGAGCCTCGGCGCGCAACtggcagaagcagaagcagcagagcgccgagctcgaggcggcgatgcgcgtcgccgaggaccgcAACCGCATGCTCCACCGGGAGTTCGCCGAGATCGCGAGCCAGGTCATGGACGCCAAGAACGCGCTCATAGCGCACGCCCAGTGCAACCACCCGGCCATCAACAGCTGGCTGCGCTGCCACGCGACCGACTATGTCCTCAACAagggcgccgcggcggatAGAAAGCGAAATGAGCCAACAGGTtga
- a CDS encoding Amino acid permease, which translates to MSSPLKHDHHVGEDRHVARDDISTEEVGVVKQQETYAYDESRKIGVTGAVFLILNKMIGTGIFSTPSGIFQSTGSVGVALMLWVIGGILTFCGLSVFLEFGLAIPRSGGEKNYLERAYKHPKYLATCVLAAQMILLGFSSGNSLAFGRYVLFASGSTSPDGWAARGIGIAGATFAVGIHAVTPKWGIRLFNVLGVFKVIVLLFIVFSGFAALAGRRLVPDPHNFDNAFRIEEGEGYGNGGVYGYATALLRIIYSYKGWENANYVVGELKNPRKTLAVAAPIAIGGVTILYVLANVAYFAAIPKTELATSEVIVAGVFFRNVFGNSAGARALPAFVAISNLGNVLAVSFAHARLNQELAKEGLLPFSRFWASNKPFNAPAASLFLHWIVTVIVLVGPPPGPAYNFITDLYVYPGAWINAFVGIGLLYLQWNKKENWTSPWHTYFPITVLYVLVNVFLALVPFIPPTGSWTADGYPYYVFPIVGVGVLILGGIYWTFWTKVFPAIGGYKIVAERTYDEQGNEVIRYRKINTKHGHSGPID; encoded by the exons ATGAGTTCTCCGCTCAAACACGACCATCATGTCGGGGAGGACAGGCACGTCGCCCGGGACGACATCTCGACggaggaggtcggcgtcgtcaagCAACAGGAGACGTACGCCTATGACGAGTCGCGCAAGATTGGTGTCACgggcgccgtcttcctgATTCTCAACAAGATGATCGGGACCGGAA TCTTCTCCACGCCCTCCGGCATCTTCCAGTCCACCGGCTCCGTGGGCGTCGCGCTCATGCTGTGGGTCATCGGTGGCATCCTCACCTTCTGCGGTCTCAGCGTCTTCCTCGAGTTCGGCCTCGCGATCCCCCGGtccggcggcgagaagaaCTACCTCGAGCGCGCCTACAAGCACCCGAAGTACCTCGCCACCTGCGTCCTGGCCGCGCAGATGatcctcctcggcttctCGTCCGGCAACTCGCTCGCCTTCGGCCGCTACGTCCTCTTCGCGTCCGGCTCCACCTCCCCGGACGGCTGGGCCGCccgcggcatcggcatcgccggcgccaccttcgccgtcggcatccaCGCCGTCACCCCCAAGTGGGGAATCCGCCTGTTCAACGTGCTCGGCGTCTTCAAGGTCATCGTCCTgctcttcatcgtcttctccggcttcgccgccctcgccggtcGCCGTCTCGTCCCGGACCCCCACAACTTCGACAACGCGTTCCgcatcgaggagggcgaggggtacggcaacggcggcgtctACGGCTACGCCACCGCCCTGCTCCGCATCATCTACAGTTACAAGGGATGGGAGAACGCCAActacgtcgtcggcgagctcaAGAACCCGCGCAAGACGTTGGCCGTTGCTGCCCCTATCGCCATTGGAGGCGTCACCATTCTCTACGTTCTCGCCAACG TCGCCTACTTCGCCGCCATTCCCAAGACCGAGCTCGCCACCTCCgaggtcatcgtcgccggcgttTTCTTCCGCAACGTCTTCGGCAACAGCGCCGGCGCGAGAGCCCTGCCGGCCTTCGTCGCCATCAGCAACTTGGGCAACGTGCTCGCCGTCAGTTTCGCCCACGCTCGTCTGAACCAggagctggccaaggagggTCTGCTGCCCTTCAGCCGATTCTGGGCCTCCAACAAGCCTTTCAACGCCCCTGCGGCTTCG CTTTTCCTCCACTGGATTGTGACCGTCATTGTCCTGGTTGGACCGCCGCCCGGCCCGGCTTACAACTTCATCACTGATCTCTATGTGTACCCCGGTGCCTGGATCAACGCTTTCGTCGGAAT CGGTCTTCTCTATCTGCAATGgaacaagaaggagaacTGGACCTCGCCTTGGCACACTTACTTCCCCATCACGGTCCTCTACGTTCTCGTCAACGTCTTCCTGGCCCTCGTCCCTTTCATCCCTCCCACCGGCTCTTGGACTGCCGACGGCTACCCGTACTACGTCTTCCCCATCGTTGGTGTCGGTGTGCTCATTCTGGGCGGCATCTACTGGACCTTCTGGACAAAAGTCTTCCCTGCCATCGGTGGGTACAAGATCGTGGCCGAGAGAACGTATGACGAGCAGGGCAACGAGGTCATCCGGTACCGCAAGATCAACACCAAGCACGGTCACTCGGGACCCATCGACTGA